The Arachidicoccus terrestris genome includes the window CGCATCATTTTTTAAGCGTATCGAATCCGGGTTGATCCCAATTCTGTCTGCTAACAGTGCTTTAATATTCAATCCGTATAAACTATCATACTTATCAAATCCCTTTATCCTGGAAATACCCTTTTCATAGTCAAAGGGGCCTGGCATGGCAATCCCTATATTCAATTGCCCATATGCATCAGAGATCCTTGTGTCCGGATCAAAGACGCCGCCCTTTTCCAGACAGCGCTTTACGGCTCCGGCCCAGGCGTTCAAAATGGCTTCGGCCGTTCCGAACCGGTCTACTTTCTCTCTGACCATCGATGTCGAAACGACTTCCCTGACGTCCATAGCTACCAATGCCGCCGTAATATGTGACCCCCCGATATCAATACCTACAACATGATCTTTCATACCCCTGACTTTTTTAAAGTAAAATAGTTTTGCCTTATCTGTCTACAGCGCCCAGTTATCTGTCCTGAAAGGCGCCACAGGCAACCCTTCCACGTTGAATAAGTGGCATTCCGCGTAATCCTTAAACCCGTACCGCACGGCCACAGGCGCCTTGACCTGATCACTTTCCAGCTCAATAAACTTTCCCTTTATCCTGGCCTGTGCAGGATAAAATCTGCGATCGGCGCCCGCGATCTCAAATGCATTTAACGGGCTGCCATCGGTCATTAAACCGCGACTTGCATGGGTAAAAGAGACGCGGACTTTTGCGCCTTCAATCTGCACCGGTGACTGGAATGCGTCATATTCCGGACTCTGATAAGCCAGTCCTTTGTATCCGTAATCGTTAGCCAGTGCCCAGTATAATAACCGCTTACTGATAACAGTTTTCCGCCTGGGATGTATCGCATTAGGTTCACCGGCGTCCATACTCACCACCATTCCGGATTTAGGGATTCTATGACTGGCCCTGGCCTGCGCCTCCCGGAGCGGGGCTGCCGGCCCGATCGTGTCCCGATACTGATAGGGCGCAATCTGTACGTAATAGAACGGCCAGTCTCCCGCTGCCCATTTCTTCCGCCAGTCGGCTACCATGCTCTCCATCAGCTGATCATAGATATTGGGATTACACCTGTTTTGTTCGCCCTGATACCAGATCATCCCCTTGATACCAAAACCGGCAAAGGGATGTATCATCGCGTTATACAGCAAAGTAGGTTCGTTCTTATTCATTTTTCCTGCAACAGGCTTAACGGTTTTATCGTCAGAAGGAAAGCGCTTCATGCTGCTTTCTGACATCCAGCCTTCAATCATCGTTCCACCCCAGGTCGACATGATAATACCGACCGGAATATTCAGTTTCTGCTGTAGCCGGAGCGCGAACTGAAACCCCACGGCGCTGAATTTGCCCGCCACCTCAGCATCAGAGACCTGCCAGCCCGTAGAAGGGCAGTCAAATTCCGGTGTCCGGGACAGCGCCCTTTCATAACGGATCAGCCGCAATGAAGGATTGTTTGCCTGCGCCAGCACATCATTAGCACCTAAAACCGGCTGATTGTAGAAGCCCCACATAGGCATCTCCATATTAGACTGCCCTGAACAGACCCAGACCTCGCCGATCAGTATATCACTTAGCAGGATACGCTGCTGACCATCGCCTATACGAATCTGATAAGGCCCGCCCGCAACGGGGGTCTGAACCTTCAGCCTCCAGCTACTGTCTGAACCAACCCTGGCCTGATAACGCCGCTGATTCCAGGAAGTTGTAACATCAACCGTCGCCCCTGGGGATGCCTTCCCCCAGATGGCCACCCTGTCCTTTTGTTGCAGCACCATATGGTTACCGATCACCGAGGGCAGCGTAATTTCCGCGGTACTATCCAGCACTGAAAAACAAATGATGATCATCATCAGCATCAGCCCTCTGGCTTTTTTGACACCGGGAAAATACATCCCGTATAACAGTTTACTTATCACTTCAGGTTTTATTTTTTTATTTTTAAAGAAACCAGCAGCCAGGCCGCTATCAATATTAAGATGGCAGACGCCTGGTAGATCAAAGACAGACTGATCTCGGCGTCTTTCAGGGCGCCGCCGATATACACCATGAGGCCGCCGATCACCGTTCCCAGAAAATTCAGTACACCATATCCGGTAGCGATGTATCGGGCATCAGCGATCTGTCTTAAAACAGGCATTAAATTAGCATCGGTAAACCCGCGGGCGAGGCCAAATATCAGCATGGCAATAATGGCCAGATAAAATACACTGGTCGAGGCCATTAAAAATAAAAATGGCGCTCCTACCGTAAAACCTAACACTATAACATTGATTCTCCCGCGAGGCGTTTTTCGGGCCCATCTGTCGGCCAGAATACCTCCCAGGACGACACCGATAAAGGAGCCCACCTGAATATAACCGGTCGCAGAGATACCTGCCAGTCCGAGATCCAGTTGAAAATGGGTTTTAAGAAAAGTGGGCAGCCAGCCATACACCAGCCAGTTCACAACGCCAAAAGCCCCAAAAAATAACATGAGTATATAAAACGACCGCATGGCCAGTAAAGATTTAAATGCATCCAATAGCTGCACCTTGCCCGTGCTTTGTGGTGTAGCATCCACGGCGATCGGCTGTTCCCGGGCCTGAGACGGCTTCTCCCGGGGCGCATCCTTTAAGAGCCATAATAAAAATAAAGAATAGACAATACCGAAAATGCCAAACACGTGAAAGCCAAAACGCCAACCGTAACTCACCGCAATATATCCTCCGATACCACCTACAGCAAGGCCGGCATAGAGGCCACTCATATGCAGTCCTGTCGCAAGAGACCTGGTCTTACCACGATGGTAATCCGTAATCATGGCAAGTGCAGCAGGGATATAACAGGCTTCACTGATGCCCATCACCATCCGGCTGATCAGTAACTCCTGATAAGTAGCGGCAGCACCGGTCCATAACGTAACAGCCGACCAGACCAATACACTAAATACAATCACTTTCTTACGACTATACCGGTCGGCAAAATAACCGCCAAAAGGGCTTAGTACGCCATAGGCCCATAAAAATACAGAAGTAAGCAATCCGTACTCCGCATCACTGATGGTGAACTCACGGACGATCGGATCCCGCATAGAAGTAATCAGAATCCGGTCCAGGTAGTTCAGAAAGGCAACCACCCAGAGTAAAGCCACCACCAGCCATGGATAACGGTCATTTGAGAAGGTGCCGGAGCGTAATTTTGCTGTTCTAGCCATATGATCGAGTTATTAGTTGATGCGTGTTTGTTTTGACTCAATAATAAATACCTTCCATTTATTTGTCTTGTAAGGTCCCCATTATCACACGAGGCGTGCGTGTACCGGGACGAACTTCGCCGCCGACCAGCACAATATCGCCATGCCACAAAACGGCGCCGGTAGTGACCGGTGCCCAAATGCTGCCGTTCGGGTTGACTGCCGCATCCGGTTTCTTGTCCACCCAACACTGACCGGCAACCTGCCACCTATTTCTTTGCGGATCATAGGCGAATATCCGGTCGGAAAATCCGGGATGACGCTCTTTCAATACCGCTGTCTCATCCGCCAACGCCCCGTCGTCTCCCCCGAGTATGAAAAGCTGTCCCTTTATAGCCACAGCGGGGCCCGGCGCCGCTACTGTAGGACTGGGCAGATCCGCCAGACGCCGCCATCCTTTTTCTTTTCCCGATACGACATGTGGATCATAACAGTAGGCATCTTTTAAATAAGTTCTTTTTCCTTCATGAAGTGCAGTACCGCTGAATAGATAAAACTTGCCGTCTAATGCGCCGCCAACGCTTAACATCCGGCTTTCTCCCGGCCAGCCGGGCAACACCTCCCAAACGGGACGGTCTGCACTGAGATTAAGCCGCCAGCAGACATTCGTGGCAGTCGCATCTGATGGTTGTGCCTGACCGCCTGCCAGGTAAATGCAATCGCCGACCAAGGCGCCGCTTGTAAGCGCAATGGCTGAAGGCAGTGAAGGCAAGGTATCTATGCTGACCATTCCCTCATCAGCATTTTTATGGTAGCTTATGCGCTGAACGGTTCTGTAATGCCCTTCACTGTTACTTCCGCCGATTAAAATCATCTGACTTTTCCAGCTGACCGTCAGTCCGTATCCCAGCGGACGGGGGAGCCGGCCGGCAACCTTCCAGGTGGCAGAAGAAGTTTCTAAGACATAAACCGTATCGTACCAGGTCTTCACCCCGCCGTTCCAGGGCGTGCCGCCATCCGGGAAATTAGCGCCTCCGGCGCAAATCAACGCGTCACCGGCAAGCCCGATAAATGCCCCGGCAAGCCCTGTCCGATTGGGAAGTGGCGCCAGCTGGGACCAGTGAAAGGTGTGAGATACGCCTGTATCCGCCTGCAGTCCCGGATGAGTCTCTGCTATGCCCGTGACCGAATATTTATTCTCTGGTATTTTTGTCATGATGTGGTCATTTGAATGTAGCCCTATACGCCGGTGATGACCAGTAGCCATCGCCGGAAGATACAGGGCGCAGATAAGCGCTGCGGTCCCTGCACCGCCTCTAATGGTAAGATGCGGTGGCCGCCTGCGACCCGGTTGGTTAAAAATGCTCATGAGCGTCCTCCCGTGGTCCCCTGTAACTCCAAAGTGCGGCCGGCATCTTCCAGTGCTTTAAAAAAACCGGCATTTTCCAATTTCTGCTTCAGCTCCTGATACTCATTTTCCGTCAGTTCACGAAGGGGTAGTCTGCAGGGGCCCAGCGGGATGCCCAGCATATGCATGATGGCTCTCTGTGCGGCAATGGAATGATAGCCACTCAGGCAACGCACCATATTCACCGACTCCAGCTGCCTGCGGCGCGCGCCCTCGAGGTCACCTCGGCGAAACTTGTGCAGCAGATCAACATAAATAGGTGCGGCAAAAGCATAGGTACTCCCAATGGCAGCGCCGGCCCCTACGCTCAGCGCTTCCAGCAACAACTCATCATATCCAAAGAGTATATTGTACTGACCATTCTTATAATTAAGACAGGCCTGATACTCATGTAATGTGGAAGCTGTATACTTAATGCCCGCCAGATTCTGTATGGCCTGCTCTGCCTGCTCTAGAAATGCCACCATGTCAAGTCCCACACCCGTAAGCGTAGGTATATGATAATAATAAAACGGCGTGTTCGGCGCCGCAGCGGCAATGGCCGCCATGCTGTCTACCAATACGTCAACCTGGCCTGGTTTATAATAAAAAGCAGAAACCGATGAGATGGCGTCCGCGCCATGTTTCTCAGCGTGTGCAGCCAACTTGCGGGCTTCCCGGATAGAGGCATGGCCGACATGCACAAATACCAGCATCTTACCTTTAGCCGCCTTGAGATAGGTTTCTGCTACTGCCATTCTTTCCTCGATGGTCAGATTGGGGCCTTCCCCATTCGTGCCGCAGATAAATACCCCGCTCACCCCCTGAGCAGCTAAACGATCGACCATGGCCCCGATGGGTTCAAGATCAATATCTCCTTCAGGTGTATAGAATCCGAAAGTGGCTGCAATTAATCCGTCTGTTTTCATAAGTTTTGTTTAAAGCCGGGTATCATTTTTTATCAACCACCTGTGAATCAAAATGCCCCGGCAACATTAATTTTATTGTTTGTCGAAAGAGTTTTTATGGCCAGTGTCCTGTAAAATGAAATCCATTTTCACGGCATATTCATCCAACTCTGCCGGCCGCATTGATTATTTATTTTTTTGCGGGCCGGATGCTGATTTTTTTCAGCACCAGACTGTAATTCCATCCCTTCGCCTTTGTATTGGTTTCATAGAGGCAATAAATGTTGCCACGACCATCCGTTGCCAGGTCAGAATATCCAGCGGGACCGTTTTGTAATAATTGAGTGACAGGCCAGTGCTGACCATTATCCAGACTGAGTTTAAGGGTCAGCTGGCGGCGGGGATATCCTTTGATATTTCTGCTGTCCGGATTGGAAAACAAAAGCCAGCTTTTCCCGGGGGAAAATTTTCCTGCCACACGGCGCAGGCGTTTAGGTGGGAGCATCTTGATGAACCCGGCCATACAAATCGGATCAAAGAGCTCAGCCGCAAAAACCGGATGGCTCCAATCCGAGATCCCGTCAGGGCTATAAGCCACCGCCCGCTGATGCTTATCTGATCCGGTTCTCATATTAATCATCACCCTTCCATCCGCCAGCTCCACCAGCATGGACTCATTAGGGTTTTTAATGGCATTGGAATTATCTGCCACGATCTTACCCATTTTCCAGCTCTTCCCAAGATCATCACTGTAAATCGTTGCCACGCAGCTCGGCCCGTGTTTGCGTTTAGGTTTCACAATGGGTGAAGCCGCCAGCCAGATCGCCGCTATCAGGCGGCCATTTTTTAGTTGAATACCATGGCCCGGACCCGGAGCCAGTACGTTCCACGCGTAGACGTTTTTTATCTTATCGACAGTAGCCGTAATATCCACGGCAGCTGACCAAGTCTTGCCCTCATCTGTTGACTTTGTATAAAACAGGTGGGCATAATCACGCTGATACAGCAAATGAATGGTGCCGTCTTTACTGACAATCGGCGTCGCATTGCTGGTAGGTCCCTGTCCTCTCGGCGCCACAATCTGCGCCGGCTGCCAGCTTTTTCCCCCATCCAGGCTTCTGCGCAGCAGCAAGTCCATTTCCGCCCAGTCGCTGGAAGTCCCGACCCTGCCTTCACAAAAAGCCAGCAGGTTCCCTTTGTTTGTCCTTACAAGAGCAGGGATGCGCATAGAGGCATATCCTGTCTTAGCGGCAACGCCGGTATCCGGTTCAAAGACAATACTGCTGTCCAGGGTAGCCAGCTTAATTGGCGGTACAGACGACTGAATAGCGTTGTCATCTGTCATGCCGCTCTTCAACTGTCCAAAGGAAGGTGTCATCATGGCTGTCACTAAAAGGACAGTAGCAGCCAATACGCCTTTTTGCCATCCGGTTCTAACAGACACAGCAGGACGGTTTCTTTTCTGGGTTCTTACCGAACCATCTTCTACAGTATATCTTTTATGAATCATGCGTTGTTTCTTTAGCTTTTATACTTTTGTTTTTCCATTTTCCTGCCCTTAAATGCGCGTCAAAGAATTCCGGTATTATAGCCTCTGCCGTCTCCCTTAAGCGGCAGGCCATCGCCCGGTCAAATCCGATATAAGGCCAGCGGAGCGCTGTACCGGTATCAGACCAGCCGCCAATCGCCGCCAGCATTTTATCGGCAGCCATATTGGAAAACCGGTTAGCTTTCAGCAAGGGCTCGATATAGGTTCCTATCCAGTTGCGGATCCGCCCTTCGAGTTCCAGCGCCCCTGTCATATCCGTCCGGGTCATTTCGTACCAGTACTGCGCCACGGCGGGGTGCAGACAAGCCATATTAGAATAAGCGCCTGATGCACCTTTCTGGATACCGGAGGCCAGATGATGCCCGGGGATAAATATGGAAAGCATAGGATCCAGTTGTCTTATTTTATCAAACCATGCAGCGTCTCCTCCTATCACCTTCAGGCCGGCCAGCCGGTTTAATAAGCCAGCGGCATGAAGTGCACCATAATCTTCTATTGTCAGGCATTTTTTTGCATGTGGCGGATTATAGAGCACGACCGGCAACTTTCCTGCCAGGTCCAATACCCTTTCCAGATACAACTGCACTTCTGCCATGGATGGTGGCGCCCAGTCAGGTAGGATAACCTGAATGGCTCCGGGCTCCAGGGTAAGCGCCCTTTGTATACGCCTACAGGTTTCCATTGGATCGGGATGGCTGCATCCGATCTGAAAAGGCATCCCTGCTTTCTGACATTTTGAAGCCAGCATGGCATTGATGCGGTCGAACTCTTCCGGTGTCTGATTAAAAAATTCGCCGGCAGTACCGTTTGAATAAATCCCGTTCACATCTGTTTCAACCAGAAAGTCCAGCTGCTCTTCCAGCTTTGAAAAATCGATCACATCGTTTTCTGTAACAGGCAATAACAAAGTGGCCCAATTGCCCCGGATATCGGTCTTTTGTAAAGGTTGCATAGTCTATCTTTCTCTCTTTCTGTGTTTTTATATACCGGTTAATTAGCCGGACCGGCGTTTTCCACCAGGCAAGTCTGCAAGTGGAGGTCAAAGGTGATAATGATCCAGTAGCGCTTATCAGGATCAGGTAACGTATAGGATAGATTTTTACCGCTGCTTCCCTGGATCAGCTGCCCGTCAAGCGTTCTGTCATAGCGCCAGAAAGGCGACAGCCACTTGTCATTTACAGGATCCCTGGGTGTAAGCGTAAAGCTCACCAGCTGATGCATCTTAACCTTTGTGACATACCTGAAAGGATTGCCCGGTTCCGGCGTGCATTCCACGGCCCCCTTTGGCCGGGAAGCACCCGGATAATCATCGAAAAAAGCACCGGCCATGGCCAGGGGATTATCAGGCAGCGCCCAGGCCTCTGACGGATCCGGCGTTACCTTTTTTACCTGATACGACTCTGTTTTCGTGTCCACATCTATAACGTAATAGCCCTTATCCGGCAGCGTAATCGGCAGGGAATGCTGATCACTGGAGGTCAGATCACCTGGTTTGCCCATGGGATCCTGTCCAAAGCGATAACCGTTAAATGATTTCTGTCCAAGCAAGAATATCTCTGTACCTGCCTCGGGTGCGTAATAGCCGACCTGATAAACATAATCTCCTGTCCTTGTCACTTTTCCGGGCATCCCGGAAAGGTATCTCGAAAAATCACCGCCAGTGGCTGCAGGAGCGACATATAATGGGAGGTCTCCTGCGTAAGGCACTTTTCTTGAAACGCGTATCATCACCGTTTTCTGCGTCATAAGGCCGGACACGTCATATACGAAAACGGTCAGCGGAAAACTGCCTTTTTTCAATGGCAACGCCAGTGTCTTTTTAAAATCAAATTCGTTTCCGCTGATGGTCACTGAATCATCAACGGACAGGTCCGGTGCTTTCAATACCACCGCTCCCAGTCCGCTGTTGTCCTGCAGGGCTATATCGAGATTGAGTACCGCTTTATCGTTTTCAATTTCTACGATATAATCTTCAAGCGGCGTCTTAAAAGAGGGCTTTTCTATATCGGAGAGTTTAATTTCAGTGGTGGCCTGTCCGCCATACACATTGGTTGCTGTAATGAAGATCACACTGCTGTCCTTTTGCCGGCTAAGCGGTGCCTTCAGCACTCTGTCCAGTGTATATTCTTTAATCAGGCTGTCTTGCGCGATCTTAATGGTTTGGTCAACGTAAAAAGAATCACATTGTATATGGATTGTCTTTAACCCATAGGCGTCCTTTACGCTGCCGGAAAGTTTGACCGTATAATAACCGGCTGTCTTTTCCATTGGAGTAGCCACCAGATTGAGGGTCGGTGGTGTGGCATCCCCCGGGACGCTAACCTTGGCTTCCTTCTTGCAGGCAAAAAACAGGCAGGCGATTAACAGCCAGATACCCCATTTCCCTGCAGCAAGAGCGGGGATATGATTTCTCTTTATAACATTATTCATGATAATCATTTTTTAAAGAATCAAGTAAGTAGGATTGGAAAGTAATCTTCTCATAAGGATTGACCTCACCTGTCTCATAAGTAATACCCAGATGATCGTTACCGATAATGACCATATCTGAATAGGCAGCCTGCCCCGGTTCCACAATATAGCGCGCCGTCCAGTTGGCGCCATTATTGTTACTGAGGCTGATGGCCATATTCTCTCTTTTCTTACTGGCCGCATTGGAAAAATACAGCATGTAAGTGCCGGCCCATTCAAACCCTAATATACTTCCCTGATTGACCGGATCAACCAGTGGATACTCCGCCATCATGGGACTCCAGGTGGCACCGCCATCTTCACTCAGCGATGAAATCCTGTAATTCTTACCCGTGCAACGGCTGTTCATCAGTAACCTGCCATCCGGCAGTTCCACAACAGTTGACTCACTGGGTTTAAATCCATTGGGGTCTGCATAGGCGCCCTTCTGCCAGGTTTTACCGTGGTCATCAGAATAGATCGCAAAAGCGGATTCCGTCCTGTTGGAAGCGTTTTTATCGACGGTAATAAAACAGGCCGGGATCACCAGTCTGCCTTTATGCCCGCCTTGCTTTAACTGAATCCCGTGGCAGGGACCGGTGGACAACCATCCCCAGTCAGGGTCCATTACGTCACCGGAAATATCAACGGGCGTTTTCCAGGTTTTACCATCATCCTCAGAAAGGCTCATATAAGCATGACGCCGCTCTGCCGTGCCGTTATTAATCGCGCCAATATCAGCGGAGCCCAGATTCCAGGACATGAGCAGATAAATATTGCCCGTGCTCTGGTCTACCACGGGTACAGGATTGCCACAGGTGTTACCGCCGTCATCCCAGACCATGGTCATACCGCTCCATGACTTTCCGCCGTCATCAGATCTTTTAACAACCAGGTCAATATTCCCGTTGTCCTTACAATTGTCTTTTCTGGCTTCCGCGAAAGCGAGCAATGTGCCCTTCTTTGTCTCAATGATGGCCGGGATCCTGAAACAGCTATAGCCTTCTGTATTCTTGGCATAAATATCCGCTTCAACGCTGGCGGCTAACTGCTGGTTGCCGACACCGGCAGGCGGCGGTGGCGGCGGATCCGCCACATCACGCCGGCACCCTGTGCCAGCCAGTAGCAGCCACAAGCCGGACAGCAGCATTCCATATCTGATGACCCTGTCAAAACGAATTATTCTTGTCTGATGTACTATTTTCATAATCTGTAATTTTGTAAAGTTACCCGTGTATTAGAATGCGGGATAACCTTCAGTTTGATCAAGTTTTGGATTAAGACTATGGGCCGCCCGGCTGATCGGGAAAAACAGCGGTACCTGCTTGCCGCTTAATTCAGGAACAACCTGATAGAGATTAATAACCCCTTCTTTGTGAAAACGGACCAGATCGGGCCAGCGTTTAAGTTCGGCATATAATTCCCGGAAACGCTCCTGTAAAATTTCTTTCTCTAAGGTCTTTTTGTCCGTCTGACCGGTATAGTCACCCGTTCCGGCACGGTTACGCACTTTATTAAGCGGCACCAGCGCCTGCGATACTTTACCCAACGCAGCCAGTGCTTCTGCTTTCAACAGCAGCAAGCCGCCTAATCTGTAGATAATGATATCACAGTCAAATATCCGCCCGTCAGGATAGAGCGTGCCTTTTAATTTGTTGTCGAATACACCCACAAGGGATCCATCGCTTCTGACACCTTTCACCATCGAAGCAGCCTTGCGCTTATCTGCCGGATTAACATCGAAGGCCGCTTCCAGACTGGCACTCGGTGCATACTGGCTTCTGGCAGCCGACTCCGCCCAGGGAATATCATCTTTGTTGACAGCGTCATTAACCAGTGCGCCGTTGGGTTTGAGATAATATCCGTAACTGTGGCCGGATTCATCTTTCTGGAAATAGATAGATAGGACCACTTCACTATTGTTGCGATGATCGGTCGAGTAAATATCACTGAAGTCCGGCAATAAAGAAGCCGTAGGTATGACCTTATCCAGGGCCTCGACCGCCCCGTTCAAGTCTGCTGCGCCGCCGCCCAGCACTTTGGCCTTCCAGATCAGCGCATCCGCCAGGAGTGCTTCAGCTGCCGGAGCAGAGGCCCGGCTCTTATTCACATATCCCTGTTCAGGAAACAAAGAAAGGGCTGACTGAATATCCTTTAAAATCTGCGCCATGACTTCTGTGGCAGGCGAGCGGGCAAGCAAGGGCTGGTCATCACTTTCAGTAGGTGTTAAAACCAGCGGCACATCTCCCCAGCTGCGAATGAGGTAGAAATAGGTGTAAGCCCGGATAAAATAGGCTTCCGCCATCACCCGGTCCTTTGTACTTTGATCCCCGAAACGAATGCCATCCACATACTTTAACAGCAGATTGCAGTGGTGGATCAGGTTATAGAAATTCACCCAGCTGGGCGCGGAATTTTCTGTCAGGTTCTGCGTCCATGCGGTGCTCATGCCCTGATGCAGACCGGGGTCAAAACTGTCGCCACGATCCTCCATATAAAACGTCGTGTTCATCGTCGACCTGAATTTAGAATAGATTCCGATCATATACCCTAAGACATCTCCTTCCGTTTTCCAGTAATTGGCACTGGTAATAGAGGAAACCGGCGCCAGTTCCAATGTCTTTGTACAGCTGTCAGAGAAAATAACGACGATACATAGCGATAAGGCCGTCAGCAAGGGCCTTAAGGCATATCCTCCGATACGTCTTACGGCCAGGCTGGAGCGGGATATATTGCGCTTGCTTATTTTTTTTATCTGTTTCATAATAAAATCTTTTTATCTCTTTTTTTATCTGCAGGGTGTGTATTCAGCCAGTTATAATTTTCGCTAAAGCCTGGGCACACCCGCATGGCGATATCAGTGTTAGAATGTGATTTTAATACCGAAATTGTATTCAAGTGGCCTGGGATAGAGACCCGGATCATTACCTGTAAATACTTCAGGCGTCAATCCGTCGTAGGCTGTGATATACCCCATATTAAATACACCGGCAAACAACTGTAACTGCTGGACAGCGATCTTCTTCAAAAACCTGGCCTCCCAGTTATAGCCCAGCGAGACTTCTCTAAAAGCCAGATAGTCTCCTTTTTTATAATAGAGGGAATTGTTACTGGGGTTATTGCCGCTGTTACCGATCCCTTGCGCATCCCGCACATGATTGCGGTAACCAAAGTCCCAGTCACTCTCAACAGTGTATCTGGGAATGGTCGCGATGTCGCCCGGTTTCTTCCAGATGTCATCACTCAGTACATCGGAGAGCGCCATGTTATTATTTCTGGAGCTGCCATTGGCCTTTGCCCTAAAGCCGTTATCGATCACAAATCCCAGGGCATAGTCTACCACAAAACGCAGAGAGAATCCTTTATAGCTCAGAGAATTGACCATCCCACCGGTAATGTCCGGGTGAATATATCCCATAAACACCATGTCTTTATTGTCGATGATATTGTCACCATTGACATCTTCCCAGATCGCGTCACCGCCTTTTTTCTGCCGTCCGTTCGCAAATACATCATAAGGCGCGTTCAAAGCAGACTCATCTGTGGGATAGACACCGATCATGTGATAAGCCCATCTGCCACCATATCTTTCACCTTCGGCAAACCCGCCGACCCAGACATCCTTCTGAAGTTTCGGATCAAATACAATATTGCCGCCGGAGCGATTCTTATCCTGTCCGTTCTCAGGTAAATTCAGCGCGATGGAACGGTTATAGGCGATGTTAAAGGAACTGTTCCACTGGAAATGTTTGGAACGAATGATATCCGCAGATACTTCAAACTCAATACCTCTGCTTCTGATGGAACCAAAATTACTTTTGATGCTGCTGAATCCGGTGGAGTAGTCCAGTGGCTTGTCATATAAACGATCTGAGGTCACTTTGGAATAGTAGTCGACCATTAAACTTAACCGGTTATTGAACAGGCCAATATCAAGGCCCACATCTGATGAGGTAGTTGTTTCCCACTTCAGGGCACGATTGGCAACCGCCGTATTCAGTATCCCCGCCTGCCCCATATACGTATAGGCGGTCCCGGTAGAATAAGCCCCCTGGGAATTGCCGATGCTTAATTCGTTGTTGCCCGTTTCACCCCAGCTGCCCCTTAGTTTCAGCTGGCTGATAAAAGAAGCGCCGAGCGCTTTCCAGAATTTCTCCCTGTGTATATTCCACCCTGCGGAAAATCCGGGGAATATACCCCATTTGTGCTCCGTTGAGAATTTTGAGGATCCGTCATAGCGAAGGCTGGCAGAGAATAGATACCTTAGATCATAGTTGTAATTGACGCGGCCAAAATAGCTCATCATATTATCCTCAGTCATTTCAGTACTCACCCTTTGGGTTTCCGGATTAGAGGCATTCAGGGTCGGGATATTGTCTGTCGGCGCACCGTATCCCGTTCCATGCATGGTATTGCCGGTCTGATCCAGGTAACTTGTCCCTAACAGCGCATTCAGGTTATGGCGACCAAATGACCTGGTATAGTTTAACAGGCCG containing:
- a CDS encoding dihydrodipicolinate synthase family protein, encoding MQPLQKTDIRGNWATLLLPVTENDVIDFSKLEEQLDFLVETDVNGIYSNGTAGEFFNQTPEEFDRINAMLASKCQKAGMPFQIGCSHPDPMETCRRIQRALTLEPGAIQVILPDWAPPSMAEVQLYLERVLDLAGKLPVVLYNPPHAKKCLTIEDYGALHAAGLLNRLAGLKVIGGDAAWFDKIRQLDPMLSIFIPGHHLASGIQKGASGAYSNMACLHPAVAQYWYEMTRTDMTGALELEGRIRNWIGTYIEPLLKANRFSNMAADKMLAAIGGWSDTGTALRWPYIGFDRAMACRLRETAEAIIPEFFDAHLRAGKWKNKSIKAKETTHDS
- a CDS encoding RagB/SusD family nutrient uptake outer membrane protein: MKQIKKISKRNISRSSLAVRRIGGYALRPLLTALSLCIVVIFSDSCTKTLELAPVSSITSANYWKTEGDVLGYMIGIYSKFRSTMNTTFYMEDRGDSFDPGLHQGMSTAWTQNLTENSAPSWVNFYNLIHHCNLLLKYVDGIRFGDQSTKDRVMAEAYFIRAYTYFYLIRSWGDVPLVLTPTESDDQPLLARSPATEVMAQILKDIQSALSLFPEQGYVNKSRASAPAAEALLADALIWKAKVLGGGAADLNGAVEALDKVIPTASLLPDFSDIYSTDHRNNSEVVLSIYFQKDESGHSYGYYLKPNGALVNDAVNKDDIPWAESAARSQYAPSASLEAAFDVNPADKRKAASMVKGVRSDGSLVGVFDNKLKGTLYPDGRIFDCDIIIYRLGGLLLLKAEALAALGKVSQALVPLNKVRNRAGTGDYTGQTDKKTLEKEILQERFRELYAELKRWPDLVRFHKEGVINLYQVVPELSGKQVPLFFPISRAAHSLNPKLDQTEGYPAF
- a CDS encoding sialidase family protein; its protein translation is MIHKRYTVEDGSVRTQKRNRPAVSVRTGWQKGVLAATVLLVTAMMTPSFGQLKSGMTDDNAIQSSVPPIKLATLDSSIVFEPDTGVAAKTGYASMRIPALVRTNKGNLLAFCEGRVGTSSDWAEMDLLLRRSLDGGKSWQPAQIVAPRGQGPTSNATPIVSKDGTIHLLYQRDYAHLFYTKSTDEGKTWSAAVDITATVDKIKNVYAWNVLAPGPGHGIQLKNGRLIAAIWLAASPIVKPKRKHGPSCVATIYSDDLGKSWKMGKIVADNSNAIKNPNESMLVELADGRVMINMRTGSDKHQRAVAYSPDGISDWSHPVFAAELFDPICMAGFIKMLPPKRLRRVAGKFSPGKSWLLFSNPDSRNIKGYPRRQLTLKLSLDNGQHWPVTQLLQNGPAGYSDLATDGRGNIYCLYETNTKAKGWNYSLVLKKISIRPAKK
- a CDS encoding sialidase family protein — translated: MKIVHQTRIIRFDRVIRYGMLLSGLWLLLAGTGCRRDVADPPPPPPAGVGNQQLAASVEADIYAKNTEGYSCFRIPAIIETKKGTLLAFAEARKDNCKDNGNIDLVVKRSDDGGKSWSGMTMVWDDGGNTCGNPVPVVDQSTGNIYLLMSWNLGSADIGAINNGTAERRHAYMSLSEDDGKTWKTPVDISGDVMDPDWGWLSTGPCHGIQLKQGGHKGRLVIPACFITVDKNASNRTESAFAIYSDDHGKTWQKGAYADPNGFKPSESTVVELPDGRLLMNSRCTGKNYRISSLSEDGGATWSPMMAEYPLVDPVNQGSILGFEWAGTYMLYFSNAASKKRENMAISLSNNNGANWTARYIVEPGQAAYSDMVIIGNDHLGITYETGEVNPYEKITFQSYLLDSLKNDYHE